A genomic segment from Fervidobacterium gondwanense DSM 13020 encodes:
- a CDS encoding NUDIX domain-containing protein produces MRKIDYKALEEKVRKNEKQKLAVICYAQNNGNILFLHRKKEPFAGFLVPPGGHVEDGEHVEDAIRREFLEETGLELVNLKLKMVTSEEGPEHYNWVLFIFTGSTLSDDFVESEEGNLVWIKKEEVMQHNLSIIDKELFPYIMDGSDKIWFAKIKYNDEKSFEHLEINELNL; encoded by the coding sequence TTGAGAAAAATAGATTACAAAGCTTTAGAAGAAAAAGTGAGAAAAAACGAAAAGCAAAAGCTTGCCGTTATCTGTTATGCACAGAATAACGGAAATATATTGTTCCTGCACAGAAAGAAAGAACCGTTTGCCGGTTTTTTAGTCCCACCGGGTGGGCATGTCGAAGACGGAGAGCATGTTGAGGATGCTATAAGAAGAGAGTTCTTGGAAGAGACTGGGCTCGAACTTGTTAACTTGAAATTAAAAATGGTCACTTCCGAAGAAGGACCTGAGCACTACAATTGGGTGCTTTTCATATTCACAGGTAGTACACTTTCAGATGATTTTGTGGAGAGTGAAGAGGGAAATCTCGTATGGATAAAAAAAGAAGAGGTTATGCAGCATAACCTCTCCATTATTGATAAAGAGCTTTTCCCGTATATTATGGACGGGAGCGATAAAATATGGTTTGCGAAGATTAAGTACAACGATGAAAAGTCTTTTGAACATTTGGAAATAAACGAACTGAATTTGTGA